In a single window of the Amycolatopsis sp. cg5 genome:
- the groES gene encoding co-chaperone GroES, whose protein sequence is MSVNIKPLEDKIVVQTSEAEETTASGLVIPDTAKEKPQEGKVLAVGPGRIDDKGNRVPLDVNVGDVVIYSKYGGTEVKYNGEDYLILSARDVLAVIN, encoded by the coding sequence GTGAGCGTCAACATCAAGCCGCTCGAGGACAAGATCGTTGTCCAGACGAGCGAAGCCGAGGAGACGACCGCTTCCGGTCTCGTTATCCCCGACACCGCGAAGGAAAAGCCCCAGGAGGGCAAGGTTCTGGCCGTTGGTCCGGGCCGCATCGACGACAAGGGCAACCGCGTCCCGCTCGACGTTAACGTCGGCGACGTCGTCATCTACTCCAAGTACGGCGGCACCGAGGTCAAGTACAACGGTGAGGACTACTTGATCCTGTCCGCCCGCGACGTGCTGGCCGTCATCAACTGA
- a CDS encoding HAD family hydrolase, producing MGDLLAARDHVFLDFDGPVCTLFSALPASEAADRLKALLSPGLPDDIAASADPFEILAFAASCGPSAASVVERQLKRLELEAVSQATPGALDVIHDLARDGYTLTIVSNNSVDAVRAFLVMHDLAQAVRRISARVDGDVSKLKPSPFLIEQAIRGLGTSPSRCLMVGDSVADIEAARAAGVAVVAYANKPGKRERFAPYEPDVIIEDLATLR from the coding sequence ATGGGGGACTTGCTCGCTGCGCGTGACCACGTGTTCCTGGATTTCGACGGCCCGGTCTGCACGCTCTTCTCAGCGCTCCCGGCTTCCGAAGCCGCGGACCGCCTGAAAGCGCTGCTCAGCCCAGGCTTGCCGGACGATATCGCCGCGTCAGCCGACCCATTCGAGATACTCGCCTTCGCGGCTTCTTGCGGTCCTAGCGCGGCTTCGGTCGTCGAGCGTCAGCTGAAGCGGCTGGAGCTTGAGGCCGTTTCTCAAGCGACCCCGGGTGCCCTGGACGTGATCCACGACCTGGCCCGCGACGGCTACACGCTGACGATCGTGAGCAACAACTCGGTCGACGCGGTTCGCGCCTTCCTGGTCATGCACGACCTCGCTCAGGCGGTCCGCCGCATTAGCGCTCGCGTGGACGGGGACGTCTCGAAGCTCAAGCCGAGCCCGTTCCTGATCGAGCAGGCCATCCGTGGGCTGGGCACGTCGCCGTCCCGGTGCCTGATGGTGGGGGACTCGGTCGCGGACATCGAGGCCGCTCGCGCCGCGGGAGTCGCGGTCGTGGCCTACGCGAACAAGCCGGGCAAGCGCGAGCGTTTCGCGCCGTATGAGCCCGACGTGATCATCGAGGACCTCGCCACCCTTCGGTGA
- a CDS encoding DUF1883 domain-containing protein — protein sequence MNYYTWDLGQQSAGTVVEVTLAGNSANVKLMDSANLASYKSGRNHRYTGGHVTRSPFRVSVPGSEHWHIVIDYGGYAGSGRASVRVLSSH from the coding sequence ATGAATTACTACACATGGGACCTCGGCCAGCAGTCCGCTGGCACGGTCGTAGAAGTTACTCTTGCCGGAAACTCGGCCAACGTAAAATTGATGGACAGTGCGAACCTGGCGTCTTACAAGTCTGGTCGAAACCATCGGTACACAGGCGGTCACGTTACGCGCTCGCCCTTCAGGGTATCGGTCCCCGGTTCCGAACATTGGCACATAGTCATTGACTACGGCGGTTATGCAGGTAGCGGTCGCGCAAGTGTCCGAGTGCTGTCGAGCCATTAG
- a CDS encoding NUDIX hydrolase translates to MPKRDYYDDPNAPAANSLVPAVSAVVTDEAGRILMIRRADNDLYAIPGGAQDIGETVAEAVIRETREETGIDIEVTSLVGIYSDPRHVIAYDDGEVRQEFSLCFRAHPAGGSLRASRESKEALWVNPSQLAHLDVHPSVRLRIDHGLSSSTSPHFS, encoded by the coding sequence ATGCCGAAGCGCGACTACTACGACGACCCCAACGCCCCTGCGGCGAACAGCCTGGTCCCCGCGGTTTCGGCCGTCGTCACCGATGAGGCCGGGCGAATCCTGATGATCCGCCGCGCTGACAACGACCTGTACGCCATCCCCGGCGGAGCGCAGGACATCGGCGAGACCGTCGCCGAAGCTGTCATCCGCGAGACACGCGAAGAAACCGGCATCGACATCGAGGTCACCAGCCTGGTCGGCATCTACAGCGACCCCCGTCATGTCATCGCCTACGACGACGGCGAAGTCCGACAGGAATTCTCCCTCTGCTTCCGGGCTCATCCAGCTGGTGGTTCGCTGCGGGCTAGTCGTGAGAGCAAAGAAGCCTTATGGGTCAACCCATCTCAGCTTGCGCATTTGGATGTTCATCCGTCTGTTCGCTTACGAATCGACCATGGCCTCAGCTCCTCAACGAGTCCGCACTTTAGCTAG
- a CDS encoding DUF5919 domain-containing protein has translation MPNERLRDALLRNGLTPEQVAEAIGVDPKTVERWISKGRTPYAKHRHAIAALAREKETYLWPDAIQPERAAEISGSEILKVYPHRHAIPRDLWSQLLYGAKGEIEILVYVGMFLLDDRTILRKLIEKASDGARIRLLFGDPNSAAISRRSVEENIGKNTITAKIRQALAFFKPLADVDGISIRLHGTTLYNSIYRYDDDMIVNPHVFGFQAPHAPALHLRRLSGGDLFETYSESFEAVWKASKPVKW, from the coding sequence ATGCCGAACGAACGCCTGCGTGACGCCCTCTTGCGCAACGGCCTCACGCCGGAACAGGTCGCCGAGGCGATCGGCGTCGACCCCAAGACGGTCGAACGCTGGATCTCAAAGGGCCGAACTCCGTACGCGAAGCACCGCCACGCCATCGCGGCTCTCGCGCGGGAGAAGGAGACCTACCTCTGGCCGGACGCCATCCAGCCCGAGCGGGCGGCCGAGATCAGCGGGTCGGAGATCCTGAAGGTCTACCCGCACCGCCACGCCATCCCGCGCGACCTCTGGAGCCAGCTCCTGTACGGAGCCAAGGGCGAGATCGAGATCCTGGTGTACGTCGGGATGTTTCTGCTCGACGACCGGACGATCCTGCGCAAGCTCATCGAGAAGGCTTCGGACGGGGCGCGTATCCGGCTGCTCTTCGGCGACCCCAACAGTGCCGCGATCAGCCGTCGCAGTGTTGAGGAGAACATCGGCAAGAACACGATCACCGCGAAGATCCGGCAGGCCCTGGCTTTCTTCAAGCCGCTGGCTGACGTCGACGGGATCAGCATCCGCCTGCACGGCACGACGCTCTACAACTCGATCTACCGCTACGACGACGACATGATCGTCAACCCGCACGTCTTCGGATTCCAGGCACCCCACGCGCCCGCGCTGCACCTGCGGCGGCTGTCCGGGGGCGATCTCTTCGAGACCTACTCCGAGAGCTTCGAAGCCGTCTGGAAGGCCTCCAAGCCGGTGAAGTGGTAG
- the groL gene encoding chaperonin GroEL (60 kDa chaperone family; promotes refolding of misfolded polypeptides especially under stressful conditions; forms two stacked rings of heptamers to form a barrel-shaped 14mer; ends can be capped by GroES; misfolded proteins enter the barrel where they are refolded when GroES binds), with protein MAKQISFDEDARRALERGVNKLADAVKVTLGPRGRHVVLDKKFGGPTITLDGVTVAREIDLEDPFENLGAQLAKSVATKTNDVAGDGTTTATVLAQSLVKVGLRNVAAGANPTSIGRGIEAAAAKVVEVLKAKATPVKGRDNIAQVGTVTSRDAAIGALLGEAVERVGEDGVITIEESSTLATELVITEGVQFDKGFLSAHFATNPEEQKAILEDAVILLHREKISALADLLPVLEKVVEAKKPLLIIAEDVDGEALSTLVVNSLRKTIVAVAVKAPFFGDRRKAFLDDLAVVTGGRVISTEIGEKLADTPLSALGTARRIVITKDETTIVDGGGTKADADARIAQIRKEIENTDSDWDREKLQERLAKLGGGVAVIRVGAATETELNERKHRIEDAVASTKAAVEEGIVPGGGSALVHAVKELDGDLGLTGDEATGVRIVRDALTAPLFWIATNAGHEGAVIVNKVKEQGWGHGFNAATGELVDLLAAGIVDPVKVTRSAVSNASSIARLVLTTESSIVEKPVEDAGAGGHGHGHAH; from the coding sequence GTGGCTAAGCAGATCAGTTTCGACGAGGACGCTCGTCGCGCGCTGGAGCGCGGGGTGAACAAGCTCGCCGACGCGGTCAAGGTCACCCTCGGTCCGCGCGGTCGCCACGTGGTGCTGGACAAGAAGTTCGGTGGCCCCACCATCACCCTCGACGGTGTCACGGTCGCCCGTGAGATCGACCTCGAGGACCCGTTCGAAAACCTGGGCGCGCAGCTCGCCAAGAGCGTCGCGACCAAGACCAACGACGTCGCCGGTGACGGCACCACCACGGCCACCGTGCTGGCGCAGTCACTGGTGAAGGTCGGCCTGCGCAACGTCGCGGCCGGCGCGAACCCGACCTCGATCGGCCGTGGCATCGAAGCCGCCGCGGCGAAGGTCGTCGAGGTGCTCAAGGCCAAGGCCACCCCGGTCAAGGGCCGCGACAACATCGCCCAGGTCGGCACCGTCACCTCGCGTGACGCGGCCATCGGCGCGCTGCTCGGCGAGGCTGTCGAGCGGGTCGGCGAAGACGGCGTGATCACCATCGAGGAGTCGTCGACGCTGGCGACCGAGCTCGTGATCACCGAGGGCGTGCAGTTCGACAAGGGTTTCCTGTCGGCGCACTTCGCGACCAACCCCGAGGAGCAGAAGGCGATCCTCGAGGACGCCGTCATCCTGCTGCACCGCGAGAAGATCTCGGCGCTGGCCGACCTGCTCCCGGTGCTGGAGAAGGTCGTCGAGGCCAAGAAGCCGCTGCTGATCATCGCCGAGGACGTCGACGGCGAGGCGCTGTCCACCCTCGTGGTGAACTCGCTGCGCAAGACGATCGTCGCGGTCGCCGTCAAGGCGCCGTTCTTCGGTGACCGTCGCAAGGCGTTCCTGGACGACCTCGCGGTCGTCACCGGCGGCCGGGTCATCTCGACCGAGATCGGCGAGAAGCTGGCCGACACCCCGCTGTCCGCGCTGGGCACCGCGCGTCGCATCGTCATCACCAAGGACGAGACGACCATCGTCGACGGCGGTGGAACCAAGGCCGACGCCGACGCCCGCATCGCGCAGATCCGCAAGGAGATCGAGAACACCGACTCCGACTGGGACCGCGAGAAGCTGCAGGAGCGGCTGGCGAAGCTCGGCGGCGGCGTCGCGGTCATCCGCGTCGGCGCGGCGACCGAGACCGAGCTGAACGAGCGCAAGCACCGCATCGAGGACGCCGTGGCTTCGACCAAGGCGGCCGTCGAAGAGGGCATCGTCCCCGGCGGTGGCTCGGCGCTGGTGCACGCGGTCAAGGAGCTCGACGGCGACCTCGGCCTGACCGGCGACGAGGCGACCGGTGTCCGCATCGTGCGTGACGCGCTGACCGCGCCGCTGTTCTGGATCGCGACCAACGCGGGCCACGAAGGCGCCGTCATCGTCAACAAGGTCAAGGAGCAGGGCTGGGGGCACGGCTTCAACGCCGCCACCGGTGAGCTCGTCGACCTGCTGGCGGCAGGCATCGTCGACCCGGTGAAGGTCACCCGCTCCGCGGTGTCCAACGCCTCGTCCATCGCCCGGCTGGTGCTGACGACGGAGTCCTCCATCGTCGAGAAGCCCGTCGAGGACGCGGGCGCCGGTGGCCACGGCCACGGGCACGCCCACTAG
- a CDS encoding N-acetylmuramoyl-L-alanine amidase, producing the protein MVRRSFAVLTSAVLAAGLLASPAAQAAPSRQQVYADAAQEFGVPESVLLGVSYLESRWDTNAGTPSTGAGYGPMHLTDLRTAGKPGTHHDEGTEDARGDDARPALKPQAPTTAEPPAGLQTIDEAAKLVGQSVETLRSDATQNIRGGAALLASFQRNRPTAPADWYDAIAKYAGANNEAFADEVFETMATGVARTTDDGQHVQLKATPGVKPKDKAPTGVECPRRVSCTSVPAPYQELPKNDYGNHDKANRPESQKVTHIVIHDTEGYWDTAMQLVQDPTYVSWHYTIRSSDGQIAQHVATKDVAWQAGNWYINSKSIGIEHEGFAAKGTWYTEAMYRASSKLVRYLADKYDVPLDRAHIIGHDNVPGTTPATIPGMHWDPGPYWDWSHYFDLLGAPLKGFGLPGSSLVTITPDFATNQPAFVGCEKAGVPCPARGSGAVILRTEPRADAPLLKDVGLHPDGSNTTMGVSDTGSRVTTGQKYAVADRQGDWTAVWYLGQKGWFLNPRGARTASPSFGMVATPKAGLATIPVYGRAYPEATAYPAGITPQDVVPFPYTLAAGQKYSVGGVVGSEYYWATTFDPANHVVVKGKTKYVQIQFGHRIAFVKADDIRLVPAF; encoded by the coding sequence TTGGTCCGCAGATCATTCGCCGTGCTCACGAGCGCGGTACTCGCCGCAGGATTGCTGGCCTCGCCCGCCGCGCAGGCGGCGCCGAGCAGGCAGCAGGTTTATGCCGACGCCGCGCAGGAGTTCGGGGTGCCGGAGAGCGTGCTGTTGGGCGTCTCCTACCTGGAATCGCGGTGGGATACGAACGCTGGCACGCCCAGTACCGGGGCCGGATATGGTCCGATGCACCTCACCGACCTCCGCACGGCGGGTAAGCCGGGCACGCACCATGATGAAGGCACCGAGGACGCTCGCGGTGACGACGCCAGGCCGGCGCTGAAGCCGCAGGCTCCGACGACCGCCGAGCCGCCCGCTGGGCTGCAGACGATCGATGAGGCCGCGAAGCTCGTCGGCCAGAGTGTCGAGACGCTGCGGTCGGACGCGACGCAGAACATCCGGGGTGGGGCCGCGCTGCTGGCGAGCTTCCAGCGGAATCGGCCGACCGCGCCGGCTGACTGGTATGACGCGATCGCGAAGTACGCGGGTGCGAACAACGAGGCGTTCGCCGATGAGGTCTTCGAGACCATGGCGACCGGGGTGGCTCGCACCACCGATGACGGGCAGCACGTCCAGCTCAAGGCGACGCCAGGGGTGAAGCCGAAGGACAAGGCGCCGACCGGGGTCGAATGCCCTCGGCGAGTCTCGTGCACCTCGGTGCCCGCTCCGTACCAGGAGCTGCCGAAGAACGACTACGGCAACCACGACAAGGCGAACCGGCCGGAGAGCCAGAAGGTCACGCACATCGTCATCCACGACACCGAGGGCTACTGGGACACGGCCATGCAGCTGGTCCAGGACCCGACGTACGTGAGCTGGCACTACACGATCCGCTCGAGTGACGGCCAGATCGCGCAGCACGTGGCGACCAAGGATGTCGCTTGGCAGGCGGGCAACTGGTACATCAACTCGAAGTCGATCGGGATCGAGCACGAGGGCTTCGCGGCCAAGGGCACCTGGTACACCGAGGCGATGTACCGCGCTTCGTCGAAGCTGGTGCGCTATCTGGCCGACAAGTACGACGTGCCGCTGGACCGGGCGCACATCATCGGGCACGACAACGTGCCCGGCACCACGCCGGCCACCATCCCTGGCATGCACTGGGACCCGGGGCCCTACTGGGACTGGTCGCACTACTTCGACCTGCTCGGGGCGCCGCTGAAGGGATTCGGTCTTCCTGGTTCCTCGCTGGTGACGATCACGCCCGACTTCGCGACGAACCAGCCCGCGTTCGTCGGCTGTGAGAAGGCGGGAGTTCCTTGTCCGGCAAGGGGTTCCGGCGCGGTGATCCTGCGCACCGAGCCGCGGGCGGACGCGCCGCTGCTCAAGGATGTCGGGCTGCACCCGGACGGCTCGAACACCACCATGGGTGTCTCGGACACCGGGAGCCGGGTGACCACCGGGCAGAAGTACGCGGTGGCCGACCGCCAGGGTGACTGGACGGCTGTCTGGTACCTCGGGCAGAAGGGCTGGTTCCTCAACCCGCGTGGCGCGCGGACGGCGTCGCCGTCGTTCGGGATGGTCGCCACGCCGAAGGCCGGGCTGGCCACGATTCCGGTCTATGGCAGGGCTTATCCCGAAGCCACGGCGTACCCGGCCGGGATCACGCCGCAGGATGTCGTGCCGTTCCCGTACACGCTCGCGGCGGGCCAGAAGTACTCGGTCGGCGGCGTCGTCGGGTCCGAGTACTACTGGGCGACCACCTTCGACCCGGCGAACCACGTCGTGGTCAAGGGCAAGACGAAGTACGTGCAGATCCAGTTCGGGCACCGCATCGCGTTCGTGAAGGCGGATGACATCAGGCTGGTTCCCGCGTTCTAA
- a CDS encoding SDR family NAD(P)-dependent oxidoreductase, with protein MQLEGKTAFVTGGSRGIGAAIAVRLASEGADVALTYVSGADAAAEVVGRVEALGRKAFAFQADSADPRSVRTAVDAAAAALGKLDVVVHNAGIFSAGPLEEITVEEIDRVLAIHVRAVLVGTQAALPHMPDGSRIISIGSNLADRVARPGLTLYSASKAALNGLTRGLARDLGSRGITAVLVQPGSTDTDMNPASSPHADDQRALSALGHYGAADDIAATVAHLAGPGGRHVSGTTITIDGGQNA; from the coding sequence ATGCAGCTCGAAGGAAAGACCGCGTTCGTGACGGGTGGCAGCCGCGGCATCGGCGCGGCGATCGCGGTCCGGCTCGCCTCGGAAGGCGCCGACGTCGCGCTGACCTACGTGTCCGGCGCCGACGCGGCCGCCGAGGTCGTCGGCCGGGTAGAAGCGTTGGGGCGCAAGGCTTTCGCGTTCCAGGCCGACAGCGCGGACCCACGCTCGGTGCGCACCGCGGTCGACGCGGCGGCAGCCGCTTTGGGGAAGCTGGACGTCGTCGTGCACAACGCCGGCATCTTCAGCGCCGGCCCGCTCGAGGAGATCACGGTCGAGGAGATCGACCGGGTGCTGGCGATCCACGTGCGCGCGGTTTTGGTGGGCACGCAGGCCGCGTTGCCGCACATGCCGGACGGGAGCCGGATCATCTCGATCGGCAGCAACCTGGCCGACCGCGTCGCCCGGCCGGGGTTGACGTTGTACTCGGCGAGCAAGGCGGCGCTGAACGGCCTGACCCGGGGCCTCGCTCGCGACCTGGGGTCGCGCGGCATCACCGCGGTGCTGGTCCAGCCGGGTTCGACGGACACCGACATGAACCCGGCGTCGAGCCCGCACGCCGACGACCAGCGCGCGCTGAGCGCGTTGGGCCACTACGGCGCCGCGGATGACATCGCGGCGACGGTCGCGCACCTCGCGGGCCCCGGCGGCCGCCACGTCTCGGGCACCACGATCACCATCGACGGCGGCCAGAACGCCTGA